The stretch of DNA TGGTGATGCCGGGCGACAATGCCAATTTTGAGGTTGAGCTGATCACGCCGGTGGCGATCGAGGAAGGTTTGCGGTTCGCCATCCGCGAGGGCGGCAAGACCGTGGGCGCCGGCGTCGTCACTAAAATAATAGAATAAATGGCTAAATGGTTAAATAGAAAATTATGAATAAACTGAGAATCAGGCTCAAATCATATGACCACCGGATACTTGACCAGTCGATTAAATCGATTATCGACACGGCCAAGCGGTTCGGTATCAATATTGCCGGACCG from bacterium encodes:
- the tuf gene encoding elongation factor Tu (EF-Tu; promotes GTP-dependent binding of aminoacyl-tRNA to the A-site of ribosomes during protein biosynthesis; when the tRNA anticodon matches the mRNA codon, GTP hydrolysis results; the inactive EF-Tu-GDP leaves the ribosome and release of GDP is promoted by elongation factor Ts; many prokaryotes have two copies of the gene encoding EF-Tu), which codes for VMPGDNANFEVELITPVAIEEGLRFAIREGGKTVGAGVVTKIIE